The Macrococcoides canis genome has a window encoding:
- a CDS encoding Glu/Leu/Phe/Val dehydrogenase dimerization domain-containing protein translates to MIFETLEQYDYEQVVFCQDKASGLKAIIAIHDTTLGPALGGCRMWPYNSEEEAVEDALRLARGMTYKNAAAGLNLGGAKTVVIGDPKKDKSEALFRALGRYIQSLNGRYITAEDVGTSVTDMDTIFAETDYVVGLSESYGSSGNPSPMTALGVYRAMKRTAKEAFGDDSLAGKTISVQGVGNVSYTLCKYLHEEGAKLIVTDIFQESIDRAVNDFGATAVKPDEIYGVEADIFAPCALGAILNDDTIPQLKVKAVCGSSNNQLKDMERHAAMLKERDIIYAPDFVVNSGGVINVADELNGYNQDRATKKVNEIYDQMDKVFEIAKRDNISTALAAERLAEERIDQMMRVRSTFSLNEHSLISRRRG, encoded by the coding sequence ATGATATTTGAAACATTAGAGCAATATGATTATGAACAGGTAGTGTTCTGTCAGGATAAGGCGAGCGGGCTAAAAGCAATCATTGCGATTCATGATACTACGTTAGGGCCAGCGCTCGGAGGTTGCAGAATGTGGCCATATAACAGTGAAGAAGAAGCAGTTGAAGATGCTCTTCGATTAGCACGAGGGATGACGTATAAGAACGCAGCAGCCGGACTAAACTTAGGTGGTGCGAAGACGGTTGTCATCGGAGACCCTAAGAAAGATAAGTCTGAAGCATTGTTCAGAGCATTAGGACGTTATATTCAAAGTCTAAACGGACGTTATATTACTGCAGAAGATGTTGGTACATCAGTTACAGATATGGATACGATATTTGCAGAAACTGACTATGTCGTAGGATTATCAGAAAGTTATGGATCAAGCGGTAATCCAAGTCCGATGACAGCATTAGGCGTATATCGTGCGATGAAACGTACGGCGAAAGAAGCATTTGGTGATGATAGTTTAGCAGGTAAGACGATTTCTGTACAAGGGGTAGGGAATGTGTCGTATACGCTATGTAAATATTTACATGAAGAAGGTGCGAAATTAATCGTTACGGATATCTTCCAGGAATCAATTGATCGCGCAGTGAATGACTTTGGTGCAACAGCAGTGAAGCCGGATGAAATTTACGGTGTAGAAGCAGATATCTTTGCACCATGTGCATTAGGAGCGATTCTTAATGATGACACAATTCCACAATTGAAAGTTAAAGCAGTATGTGGATCATCTAATAACCAGTTAAAAGACATGGAAAGACACGCAGCAATGCTCAAAGAAAGAGACATTATCTATGCACCTGACTTTGTAGTAAACTCTGGTGGAGTTATAAATGTAGCTGATGAGTTAAATGGCTATAACCAAGATCGTGCTACGAAAAAAGTAAATGAAATTTATGACCAGATGGATAAAGTATTTGAAATCGCGAAACGTGATAACATTTCTACAGCTTTAGCAGCTGAACGTTTAGCTGAAGAACGTATTGATCAGATGATGCGTGTACGTAGTACATTTAGTTTAAATGAACATTCTTTAATTTCTAGACGTAGAGGATAA
- a CDS encoding DUF2627 domain-containing protein produces the protein MKKIIALMVLVIPIYLAGLGIKWMRDALFGVLVPELHFIWLQFVIGFVLMVLGVSFVGGYILHIEKKSKRAQQKFRK, from the coding sequence TTGAAAAAGATTATTGCATTGATGGTACTTGTTATTCCAATCTATTTAGCTGGATTAGGCATCAAATGGATGAGAGATGCACTTTTTGGTGTACTTGTACCTGAGCTCCATTTTATTTGGTTACAATTTGTTATCGGATTTGTCTTGATGGTGCTCGGTGTCAGTTTTGTTGGTGGATACATTCTGCATATCGAGAAGAAAAGTAAACGCGCACAACAGAAGTTTCGTAAATAA